In the Spirochaetales bacterium genome, ACAGAAGGCTGTAAGGCGTTTACTGTTATAAAGGGTATGCCGATCGGGGCACCCAGATACGTTCCTGAGCCGAAATCCGGATGGAGGTATTTTTCCGTCCCGATCGACACGATATATTCGTCCGAATGGAGGTTGACGGGAAGATCGTCGACCGGTGTGTTCCATATATTGTTTGCGGGGAAGACGGGACATCCTTCGATGTCGGGGCCTTCGCCGATATTTCCCCTTCCCACCGTATCCTCGGATATATTACATGAAAGGTGTGCAGAAAGTATCATTACGATAATTATGAAAGGCAGGTATTGCGTTATTTTCATTGCCCGTTTTCCTCTTTTTTTTATAGCATCTTTATTTTGAAAAGTCAAATAAAATATGGACACGGGTTGAAAGAGGTAACGGCCGTATTGTTACGGAAATATGAACGCTTAATCCCTTGTAACCATCATTCGCAATGCGTTCTTTGCCAATCCATTGTGGGGAAAATCTCCAAGTACTTTTTTATATGTTTGAATCGATTCTTCCGTTCGCCCGAGCCGTGCCAGACAGAACGCCTTGTTCAAAAGTGCCTCTTCCGTAAAAGATGTTTTTGAAGCACTCAGCAGGGTGAAGAAACGATAACGGTCGATCCACCCGTATGTTTTAAAGAAAATATAACTTTGCTCGAAACAGAAAAGCGCCTCTTCCCACTTTCCTTTTTTGATAAAGGAAATACCTTTTCTGTGGTAATGGGGAATACGATATTTAAGAATGATCACGAGAACGACAAATAATCCTGTCGTAATAAAAACGATATAGTAGGAATTGATTTGAGAAAACCCGAGCATCAATAATATCAATATTATGATTTGTACGACGATTGCGACGACGTGAGTCTGTTTTATGGTCGGTATATGAGAAGACATTCGGCCTCCAAACAATTGCGATCGCTCCATCATAATATGCCGTTGTTGACTTACCGGTTTCGCTACCACTATTGTAAACAATACCACGTGAGGCCTCCGATTTCAATTTTTTACATTAAAATGAGATCTTGATTTCTTTTTGTGTACTTTATTCACATTGTCCGGCAGGAAATTATCGAAATGACACTGAGAAATAGCGGGGTTTACATCGATTGTGGGGTTTTCGAGACTTATGATTTATTATTCCCGTTCTCTCCCTTGTTTTTATTGCCATTGGTGACAATTTTCACGGTCGATATTTTATGACCGCTTATGTCCTGTATGATGAAATCGTTGTTCTCAAAGGTGACCTTCTCGTATTTTACGGGTATTTTACCGAAAAGATCGAAAACAAACCCCCCGAGAGTATCGAAATCGTCTGTCGGAAGGGTCATAT is a window encoding:
- a CDS encoding tetratricopeptide repeat protein, whose product is MSSHIPTIKQTHVVAIVVQIIILILLMLGFSQINSYYIVFITTGLFVVLVIILKYRIPHYHRKGISFIKKGKWEEALFCFEQSYIFFKTYGWIDRYRFFTLLSASKTSFTEEALLNKAFCLARLGRTEESIQTYKKVLGDFPHNGLAKNALRMMVTRD